The following is a genomic window from Aquificota bacterium.
AAAGGTGCTTGCCAAGGGCCTAAGGCCAGAAGAAGTAAAACTCAAAGATGTGGCAAGCTTTCCGGTGGTATGGATAGAGAGCAAAAGCACCCTTTACGATGCCATGGTTTTGATGGCAAGACATGGAATAAGAAAGCTATTGGTTAAGAAAAACGGTGATCCAGTGGGAGTTTTGGAGGATAGGGACCTTATAGCTTACGAAAGCAAAAACGCAGTTTTGCTTATAAAGGAGATAGACAAGGCAAAGACTGTAGAAGACCTAAAATATCTCTACGGCCTTGTGAAAGAACAGACCCTGGACCTTGTCTTTCAAGGCACAGACCCAGAAAGGCTTGGAGAGTATATATCGGAGATAAACGACCGGTTTATGAAGAGGGCAGTTTATGTTGCCATGAACAGATTGGGAGAGGAGCCCTTGGTGCCTTTTAGCATTATGGTGCTTGGAAGCGAAGGAAGAAGAGAGCAAAGCCTACGGACAGACCAAGACAATGCCTTAATCTACCAAGACTATCCCCTTTTGGACTTTGACCCCAAAAAGTACTTTGAAAGATTTTCAAAGGTTTATATAGATACACTGCTTGAGATAGGCTTTCCGCCATGCCCTGGTAATGTGATGATCTCAAACCCCTTTTGGAGAAGGTCTGCAAAGGAATGGCGGTCTGCTGTAAAGGATTGGATTGAAAAGCCAAAGGAAGAAAACATATTAAACGTGGCCATCTTTTTTGACTTTAGAAACGTGTTTGGAGACCAAAGTATTACAGAGGACCTTTGGAGTTTTATACTTCAAACACTTAAGGAAAATCCGGGCTTTTTGCCTTTCCTTGCAGTGGATGCGGTGCGCTTCAAGCCCCCCATAGGCTTTTTTGGAGACTTTGTGGTAGAAAAAACGGGAGAACACAAGGGAGAGATAGAGATAAAGAAAGGTGGAATATTTCCCATAACGCAAGGCATAAGGGCCCTTGCCCTTGAGATGGGTATAGAGAAAAGGAATACTTTTGAAAGGATAGAGGAGCTAAAAAGACTTGGTGTGTTTTCTGAAGAGTATGCAAAGGACCTAAAGGAGGCCTATAGATTCCTTTTGAGCCTGAGGTTTAAATTCCAAGCACAGAAGATAAAGGAAGGGAAAGAGCCAGACAACTACATAAACCCCAACAGGCTATCTAGGGCGGAGAAGAACACCCTAAAGGATGTGTTCAAAATAATAAAAGAGTTTCAAGAGTTTTTGTATGAGAGGTATAACTTGAGGTTCTTTGAATGAAGGCCTTAAAAAGGTGGCTATACAAAAGGTTAAAGCCAGAAGCTTGGCACAAGTTCCATTGGGAGATAGACAGGGAAAGGCCCATTGAAGAGGCATGCTTTGTGGTCTTTGACACAGAAACCACCGGACTGGACCTAAAGAGGGATGAGGCCATAAGCATAGGAGCGGTAAAAATAGAAGGTTTAAAAATAGACCTTTCCAAAAGTTTTTACAGGCTTTTAAAGCCTTCAAGGGCCTTTGCAGACTCCATAAAGGTGCATGGCATAACACCCCAAGATTTAAAAGAGGCAAAGGAAAGAAGGGAAGTGTGCCAAGAGTTTATAGAATACGCAAAAGGTTGCCTTTTGGTAGGCTACTTTGTGCATATAGACATAGCCATGATAAGAAGGCTGGCAGAAGAAGAATGCGATGGCTTCTTTTACCCTTATGCCCTTGACCTTTTAGATATGATAGGTGAAGAAAGGGCTTCTTCTTTGGAAGATCTTGCAAAGAAGTTTAAAATTCCCACTTCTACCCTTCATAACGCCTTGGAAGATGCTTACACAACGGCACTTATTCTACTTAGAGTTTTAAGACATGAAAACTACAGAAAGGTAAGGGACTTGCCTTTAAAGGTAGTTTGAGTGTATATTAAAAATATGGTATACAAAAACCCGCCCCTTGTGGAGGCTTTGTGCGTAATCCATTTTACAGAACCCTACCCATGGGACCTAACACTCTTTGGCCTATTTTATGAAAGGTTAAAAAAGGACTTTCCATATAAAGAAAGCTATGCTTTGATGGGAGTTGAACAAAAGCCTACGGATAAAGGCTTGGAGCAGAGGATAGAGTCTGGCACGCCTTTGGTAAAGTTTTTTAGTCAAAATAGGGAAAGGATAGTGCAAGTTGCCCCACGCACCTTAGCGATAAGCAGGCTTTCTAATTACTCATGGGAGGATTTTAAGAAGGACATCTTGGAAATTTCTAAAATATACACAGAATTGACTAATTACACCAATATTAAAGCATTGAACTTGGCTTACATAAATCTTATAAAATTTGACAGTGCTAAAACACATCCTTCTAAGTATATTAAACTATACCCGTCCCATATAACCGGAAGGGAGGATTTCTCCTTACTTTTGAGGGCAGAAATTCCTTATGATAAAGGCGGGAAGCTTATATTAACATTAAACAGGCCAATGGAAATGGATAAAAATTTACTTGTTTTTGAATTGGCGTACTCCATGGAACTCCCAGAAGGTATGTCCTTTGAAGATATGGAAGGTATGCTTGACGCCTTTCATTATGAAATAAAAAGGGCCTTTGAGGAAAGCATTACGGATGATGCCCGTGCAGTCTTTGGAGGAGTGGAACATGATAGGTTATGACCAATATACAACCTTAGCATACCCTTATAAATATCCAATTGGGAGCATAACCTTTGCAACAACAGAATACATTATGAAAAAACTTGAACAATTTGAGGAGGAAGGCTTATACACATTTGAGGATAAGGAAGAAATAATAAGGTTTTTAATAAAAAATCCAGATTTAATCCAAGAGTTATACTCTGCACATCAGCATATTTGTAAAGTTTTTGGCGAGTGTAATATACATGTAAAGCTATATAAAGACCCAGAAGAAAACACGGAGGAGATTTTAATAGTCATAAAAAGTAAAAATCCACCAGAAAAGATTCTGGAACTATATGAAAGATTATTTGAAGATTGGTATATAAAGATTATGGACAAGGTATTTCCAAGGCTTGATTACACAGTAGAAACCACATGAGCTTTAATTGGAAAGATTATGTAGATTTAGCAGAAGAACTATTAAAAAGGGGAGATGAGGCAAGCCATAGAAGTGCTGTTAGCAGGGCCTATTATGGTGTTTTCTGTATAGCAAGGAATAGGCTATCAATGACTTATGACAAGTCAAGGTCTGTGCATTGGCAAGTTATAGAAAGGCTTTGGAAATCAAACAATCCAAAGCATAAAAAGCTGGCTAAAATATTATCAGACCTTAAGAGAGCCCGTGAACGGGCGGATTATGAGGAAGATTCTTTCAAATGGGAGGATGCAAAAATAATGGTATTGTTAAGTAAGGAGGCCTTAAGCCTGTTGAAAGAGTAAAATATATACAGCCATGTTTATTACCAACGAAAAGCAAAAAAATTTGGGGGAAAGGCTTAAGGCTGTAATAAAGGATAGTAAGGAGCTAAAGTTTTTGACAGCCTTTTTCTATTTTTCGACCATTCCAGAGCTTTATTCCGCATTGAAAGAGAGGTATGAGAAGGGGGATATGCAAGAGGGCTTTATAAAGGTCTTGGTGGGGCTAAACGTGGACCTTGCCACCTACAGAATATACGAGCATACCTTTGTAGAAGACCCAAGGAAAGACTTTTTAAAATCCCTTGAGAGGGCTTTCAATTCTCAGGACTTGGACATAAAAGAGGTCTACGAGCAGGCAGAATTCTTTTTGAGGCTTTTGGAAGAAAAAAAGCTTATCTTAAAAAAGACGAGGGAGCCAAACCATGCCAAGCTTTACCTATTTAAACTCTCATCGCCTGCTATAACATACCCCCTTTTTATAACTGGAAGTAGCAACCTAACAAGGGCTGGCCTAAACCACCAGCATGAGTTCAACATAGAGATAGGATTGGCGGAGTATGGAACAAAGGCCGAAGAGTATTTTGACAAGCTATGGGAAGATGCCGTAGAGATAAGCCCGGAGGATGTTATAAAAACCATAAGAGAAAAAACCTTTATGAAGGAGATAACACCCTTTGAAGCTTGGCTTTATCTTCTAAAGCTTTACCTTGAGCTCAACACAAGCTTTGAGAAGGAAGAGTGGGAAAGGGCGGAAGAGATTTTGAGAGGAGCAGAATATGAGCCTTATAAATATCAGGTTGAGGCCATATTGCAAGGTGTTAGGAGCCTAAAGGAGTATAACGGTGTGCTTTTGGCAGATGTGGTAGGACTTGGGAAATCTGTTATAGCTTGTGGCATTGCCAGAATGCTTGGTAAAAGAGGCTTGGTAGTCTGCCCACCCCATCTTGTGGGAGATAAAAGTGCAAACTGGGGATGGAAAAAGTATTTAAATGATTTTAAACTTCACGATTGGGAAGTATGGTCCTTAGGAGAGCTTGAAGATGTATTGGATTTTGTAAAAAGAAACCCTGATATTGAGATAGTTATAGTGGATGAGGCCCATAGGTTTAGGAACGAGAAGACAAAAAGATACCACTACTTGCATGAGATATGCAGGGGAAAGATGGTAATGCTACTTACGGCCACACCCTTTAATAACAGGCCATCGGACATATACGCCCTTTTGAAACTTTTTACCGTGCCCGCCAGGTCAAACTTGGTCCTTGATGAGGACATTGAAAGCCTATTTAAAGGCTACGAGAATGAGTTTAGAAGGCTTTTGAGGGAAAAAAGAGAGGCCCAAAGCAATAGAAAAAAGGAGATAGAAGAAAGGCTTAGAGAAATAGCAAAGGAGATAAGGAGTATTATTGAACCAATAACCATAAGAAGGAACCGCTTGGACCTAAAGTATTATGGTGAAGAAATACCAATGCCAAAGGTGGAAGACCCAATAGCATGCTACTATGAACTCACCAAAGAGCAATCTGAGTTTTACGATGAGGTCATAAGGTCCTTTGAAGAGGATGGAGAATTTAAGGGAGCCATATACTACCCTGCAAAGTATTTGAAGGACAAGGAAGAAGATGCCTTTATGGAAGAGTCTCAAAAGAACCTTTACAACTTTATGAGGAGGCTTTTGGTAAAGAGGTTTGAAAGTAGCTTTAAGGCCTTTGATGAGAGCATAAACAACTTTATAGGATTACACAATAAGGCTTTGGATTTTGTAAAAAGGACAAAAACCTTTATCCTTGACAGAAAATTTATGGAGGACCTTTTGGAAGAAGAGGATGATGAGAAGATAGAAAAGGCCATAAAGGAATACATTGAAAAACTGGAAGAAAATACAAAGGACAAAAAATACCAGAAGGTCTACAAGCTTGAAGACCTAAGAGATGAATTTGAAAAACACATAGAAGGGGATATTGAGCTTTTCAAGAGGATAAAGGAAAGGATGGAGAGCCTGAGGCTTTTGGAAGAGGACCCAAAGGTGGAAAAACTAATACAAGAGGTGAAAAAATACATAGATGCTGGAAGAAAGGTTTTAATCTTTACCGAGTATGTGGATACGGCCAACTATCTTGATGAAAAACTCAAAGAAGTATTCGGTGATAAGGTATCGACGGCCACAGGCCAGCTTACTAAGCACATGGTGGACAAAATAAACAACAACTTTAACGCAGAAAAGGATGATGAAGGGAAATACCATATACTTATAACAACGGATAGACTATCAGAAGGTTTTAACCTACACAGGGCTGGTGTGGTCATAAACTACGATATTCCTTGGAACCCAGTAAGAGTAATACAAAGAGTGGGAAGGATAAACAGGATTGGCAAAAAGGTCTACGATGAGATATACATTCTAAACTTCTTCCCAACGGAGAGGGGAGAGAGCGAAACAAGACAAAAGCAAATAGCCCAAAGCAAAATGTTTATGATACACGATATACTTGGTGAGGATGCGAAGATATTCTCTCCAGAAGAGGAGCCAAGCCCATCAAAGCTTTATGAGAGATTAACCAAAAACCCAGAGGAGCTGGAAGAAGAATCCTTTATCACATCACTGCGCAAAGAATGGGAAGCCTATCAAAAGGAGTATGGAGACATCATACAAAGGCTTGAGAATATGCCCACACGCCTAAAGGTGGCCAAGCCCTACCAAAGGGATGAGCTGATAGTGGTGGTAAAAAGTGGCACAGACCTTTTTGTGGTAAAGAAGGACAAAGATGGTATAAGGTCTGTTGGCTTTGAAGATGTGTATGAGTCAGTAAAGGCACAGCCAGACACGCCAAGATTGCCCCATAGCCCAAGCTTTTGGGACAGCTACAATAAGCTTTTGGAACATCTTGAAAAGGGGCAAAGAACTAAGTATGCAAACAATTCAAGAAACATAAACTCTGCCTTTAGTGTGATAAGAACTGTGGAAAAGAAGTATGGGCAGATGCTAAGCGAGGACGAAAGGGAGTTTTTACAGAATATAAAGAAGGACATAGAAAGCTATAGAACACTTACGGAAGAGGCCATAAGAAGGATACAAGAGTGGGGAGAATACTTAGATGATTTAGAAAAGCTAAAAGAAAGCATAAAGGAGCTTATGGATGAGCTTGGAAAGGACTTTTTGGAAAAAGCCGTAAAGGACAAGGGAAAAGAAAAGTTGATTATAATATCCATAGAAAACAGGGGACAGGAAGATGGAGAGGCTTATTGAAAACCTGATAAACCAATGTTCCTTGAGTAATCTTAGAAAATTCTTTGAAGAAAAGCTAAGAATACAGCTAAAGGAAAAGGAATTTGAAGATATTCTACCAAAGGAAGATTATGAAGAATACTTTGGAAAGCTTTATGTTTTAAAGCCTTATGGAAAGGAAAACATAAAGTTAAAGGATGATATTATAGCCATATATGCTATAGAGAGCAAAAAGGAGCTATCGGAAAGAAGCAGTAAAAAAAGGCAGTTTGAGCTTGCAAAAAGGCTTTGGGGCTTTGAAGACGGTGGCTTTTTTGTCTTTTATGATAAAAAGGGCAATTTTAGGTTCTCTTTTGTTCATAAGATTTATGAAGGTGCAAAGCACAAGTTTAGCCACTACAAGAGATATACCTACTTTGTCCAAAAGGGAAAGCCTTACAGGACCTTTAAAAAAGCCTTATTGGAATTACAGCTTGATAGCATAGAGAGTATCACAGAAGCCTTTGCAGTCCAGCCACTTATAAAGGAATTTTACAAGGAAATTCAAAACTGGTATGCTTGGGCTTTGAAAGACGATAGAGTGTGGTTTCCCGGTGGGACAAAGGAGGAGAACCTTATAAGGCTTATTACAAGGCTTATATTTGTATGGTTTTTGAAAGAGATGAAGCTTGTGCCGGAGGAAATTTTTGACGAGGAGAGGTTAAAAGATATAGTTAAGGACTTTGGAGAAAAGGATTACTACTACAATGCCATACTTCAAAATCTATTTTTTGCCACACTAAACAGGGAAATAGGCAAAAGGGAGTTTGCAAAGGAAGGGGATTTTTTACAAAACAGAACACACTTTGGAGTTAAAAACCTATACAGATATCAAAGCTTTTTAAAGATTCCGCCAGAGGACTTTATAAAACTCTTTGAGAAAACACCCTTTATAAACGGTGGGCTTTTTGAGTGTTTGGATGAAGACAGCCAATATGTGGATGGCTTTTCAAGGGAAGAGAGCAAAAGGGCAAAGATTCCAGATGAGTTTTTCTTTTTGGTTGAAAGAACAGAAGACCTGTCTTACTTTTATGGCACGAACGCAAGAAGGGAAAAGGTAAGAGGACTTATAAACATCCTTAAAGACTATAACTTTACGGCCGATGAAAACTCTCCTGTGGATGTGGAAGTATCTTTGGACCCAGAGCTTTTAGGGCATATCTTTGAAAACCTTTTGGCAAGCTACAACGAGGAGATACAAACCACCGCCAGAAAGGCCACAGGTTCTTATTACACGCCAAAGGAGATAGTGGATTTTATGGTGGAGGAAAGCCTGAAGGAATACCTTAGGACAAAAACAGGCATTGAGGAAGGAAGCGTAGAAAAGCTTTTTGGCTTTGAGGAAAATGTGGAGCTAAGCGAGGAAGAGAGGCACAAGATTCTTAAAGCAATAGATGAGATAAAGGTATTGGACCCTGCCGTAGGTTCTGGAGCCTTTCCTATGGGAGTTTTACACAAGCTTGTTTATCTGCTTGAGAGGATAGACCCAAACAATGAGCTTTGGTATGAACTGCAATACCAAAAGGCATTAAAAGAGGCGGAGGATATACTAAGGATAGAAAACAAAGACACAAGGGAAGAGCTTTTAAAGGAGCTTAACGAAAACTTTGATGAGGCAATAACTTACCCAGACTATGCCAGAAAGCTTTATATTTTGCAAAACTCCATATACGGTGTGGATATTCAAAACATAGCCATCCAGATAACCAAGCTAAGGTTTTTCCTATCTTTGATAATAGACCAAAAGCCAGACCCAAGCAAAGAAAACCTTGGCATAAAGCCACTTCCACACTTGGAGACAAACTTTATAACTGCAAATACTTTGATAGGCTTGGAAAGCCAACGACAGCTTGAAAGTCCTAAGATAACTCAGCTAAAGGCAGAGCTAAAGAAGCTTTACAAAAAGCACTTTTCCATAAGGTCAAGGGAGGAGAAGAAAAGGATTCAAGATAGGGCAAAGGCTATAAGAGAAGAGATAAAACAAGAGCTTGAAAGAATAGGCTATTCAAACGATACGGCTCAAAAGATAGCAGAGTTTGATATCTTTGACCAGCTTGCAAGGGCAGACTGGTTTGACCCAGAGTGGATGTTTGGAGTGGATGATGGCTTTGATATTGTGATAGGTAATCCGCCGTATGTGAGGCAGGAAAAGATTAAAAATTTAAAGCCTGATTTACAAAAGCAAAAGTATGAAGTTTTTACATCCACGGCGGACCTTTATGTGTATTTTTATGAAAAGGGCTATAAGCTTTTGAAAGACAAAGGCATACTTTCCTTTATCACTTCCAACAAGTGGATGAG
Proteins encoded in this region:
- a CDS encoding TIGR04255 family protein, whose amino-acid sequence is MVYKNPPLVEALCVIHFTEPYPWDLTLFGLFYERLKKDFPYKESYALMGVEQKPTDKGLEQRIESGTPLVKFFSQNRERIVQVAPRTLAISRLSNYSWEDFKKDILEISKIYTELTNYTNIKALNLAYINLIKFDSAKTHPSKYIKLYPSHITGREDFSLLLRAEIPYDKGGKLILTLNRPMEMDKNLLVFELAYSMELPEGMSFEDMEGMLDAFHYEIKRAFEESITDDARAVFGGVEHDRL
- a CDS encoding helicase, producing the protein MFITNEKQKNLGERLKAVIKDSKELKFLTAFFYFSTIPELYSALKERYEKGDMQEGFIKVLVGLNVDLATYRIYEHTFVEDPRKDFLKSLERAFNSQDLDIKEVYEQAEFFLRLLEEKKLILKKTREPNHAKLYLFKLSSPAITYPLFITGSSNLTRAGLNHQHEFNIEIGLAEYGTKAEEYFDKLWEDAVEISPEDVIKTIREKTFMKEITPFEAWLYLLKLYLELNTSFEKEEWERAEEILRGAEYEPYKYQVEAILQGVRSLKEYNGVLLADVVGLGKSVIACGIARMLGKRGLVVCPPHLVGDKSANWGWKKYLNDFKLHDWEVWSLGELEDVLDFVKRNPDIEIVIVDEAHRFRNEKTKRYHYLHEICRGKMVMLLTATPFNNRPSDIYALLKLFTVPARSNLVLDEDIESLFKGYENEFRRLLREKREAQSNRKKEIEERLREIAKEIRSIIEPITIRRNRLDLKYYGEEIPMPKVEDPIACYYELTKEQSEFYDEVIRSFEEDGEFKGAIYYPAKYLKDKEEDAFMEESQKNLYNFMRRLLVKRFESSFKAFDESINNFIGLHNKALDFVKRTKTFILDRKFMEDLLEEEDDEKIEKAIKEYIEKLEENTKDKKYQKVYKLEDLRDEFEKHIEGDIELFKRIKERMESLRLLEEDPKVEKLIQEVKKYIDAGRKVLIFTEYVDTANYLDEKLKEVFGDKVSTATGQLTKHMVDKINNNFNAEKDDEGKYHILITTDRLSEGFNLHRAGVVINYDIPWNPVRVIQRVGRINRIGKKVYDEIYILNFFPTERGESETRQKQIAQSKMFMIHDILGEDAKIFSPEEEPSPSKLYERLTKNPEELEEESFITSLRKEWEAYQKEYGDIIQRLENMPTRLKVAKPYQRDELIVVVKSGTDLFVVKKDKDGIRSVGFEDVYESVKAQPDTPRLPHSPSFWDSYNKLLEHLEKGQRTKYANNSRNINSAFSVIRTVEKKYGQMLSEDEREFLQNIKKDIESYRTLTEEAIRRIQEWGEYLDDLEKLKESIKELMDELGKDFLEKAVKDKGKEKLIIISIENRGQEDGEAY
- a CDS encoding 3'-5' exonuclease, whose product is MKALKRWLYKRLKPEAWHKFHWEIDRERPIEEACFVVFDTETTGLDLKRDEAISIGAVKIEGLKIDLSKSFYRLLKPSRAFADSIKVHGITPQDLKEAKERREVCQEFIEYAKGCLLVGYFVHIDIAMIRRLAEEECDGFFYPYALDLLDMIGEERASSLEDLAKKFKIPTSTLHNALEDAYTTALILLRVLRHENYRKVRDLPLKVV
- a CDS encoding DNA-binding protein, whose protein sequence is MSFNWKDYVDLAEELLKRGDEASHRSAVSRAYYGVFCIARNRLSMTYDKSRSVHWQVIERLWKSNNPKHKKLAKILSDLKRARERADYEEDSFKWEDAKIMVLLSKEALSLLKE
- a CDS encoding cyclic nucleotide-binding domain-containing protein, whose protein sequence is MLDAERFLSEIEPFNYLDKKEIQSIAHNLLVEYYKKGEIIFKEGASPLDFLYILRSGSLVLEREGEVIEYIHEGECFGYISLMTSSPPSSTAKAIEDSVVFLLNKKIFNKLISTNENFREYFARKLAKRMQNVASKGLSSVERHREISLEDINLRPILVMEGNQRVEEAIKEMVSKDSTYVLVKLPEGMDIITERDVLRKVLAKGLRPEEVKLKDVASFPVVWIESKSTLYDAMVLMARHGIRKLLVKKNGDPVGVLEDRDLIAYESKNAVLLIKEIDKAKTVEDLKYLYGLVKEQTLDLVFQGTDPERLGEYISEINDRFMKRAVYVAMNRLGEEPLVPFSIMVLGSEGRREQSLRTDQDNALIYQDYPLLDFDPKKYFERFSKVYIDTLLEIGFPPCPGNVMISNPFWRRSAKEWRSAVKDWIEKPKEENILNVAIFFDFRNVFGDQSITEDLWSFILQTLKENPGFLPFLAVDAVRFKPPIGFFGDFVVEKTGEHKGEIEIKKGGIFPITQGIRALALEMGIEKRNTFERIEELKRLGVFSEEYAKDLKEAYRFLLSLRFKFQAQKIKEGKEPDNYINPNRLSRAEKNTLKDVFKIIKEFQEFLYERYNLRFFE
- a CDS encoding Eco57I restriction-modification methylase domain-containing protein, producing the protein MERLIENLINQCSLSNLRKFFEEKLRIQLKEKEFEDILPKEDYEEYFGKLYVLKPYGKENIKLKDDIIAIYAIESKKELSERSSKKRQFELAKRLWGFEDGGFFVFYDKKGNFRFSFVHKIYEGAKHKFSHYKRYTYFVQKGKPYRTFKKALLELQLDSIESITEAFAVQPLIKEFYKEIQNWYAWALKDDRVWFPGGTKEENLIRLITRLIFVWFLKEMKLVPEEIFDEERLKDIVKDFGEKDYYYNAILQNLFFATLNREIGKREFAKEGDFLQNRTHFGVKNLYRYQSFLKIPPEDFIKLFEKTPFINGGLFECLDEDSQYVDGFSREESKRAKIPDEFFFLVERTEDLSYFYGTNARREKVRGLINILKDYNFTADENSPVDVEVSLDPELLGHIFENLLASYNEEIQTTARKATGSYYTPKEIVDFMVEESLKEYLRTKTGIEEGSVEKLFGFEENVELSEEERHKILKAIDEIKVLDPAVGSGAFPMGVLHKLVYLLERIDPNNELWYELQYQKALKEAEDILRIENKDTREELLKELNENFDEAITYPDYARKLYILQNSIYGVDIQNIAIQITKLRFFLSLIIDQKPDPSKENLGIKPLPHLETNFITANTLIGLESQRQLESPKITQLKAELKKLYKKHFSIRSREEKKRIQDRAKAIREEIKQELERIGYSNDTAQKIAEFDIFDQLARADWFDPEWMFGVDDGFDIVIGNPPYVRQEKIKNLKPDLQKQKYEVFTSTADLYVYFYEKGYKLLKDKGILSFITSNKWMRAKYGKALREFLKNNTTILEIIDFGGYPVFEQTVDTSIVLFRKEKPTADHCLRYAIVPSDLKNHSQAIEYIKSQLKTNRLLQSKLSESAYTLADDRVLKLKEKIERIGKALKEWDVKIYRGIITGFNDAFIITTEKRNEILANCKDEEERKRTEEIIKPILRGRDIGRYYYKWAGLWVILATKHTITSCVLDYLKKHKEALEKRAGNQEWYELQAPPSKEKISLLLLDKIGYSDVGFRFAFIQNGIVGLNTTYFIIPYKNRENRRRILLYLLGILNSKLIMFYYRNTAQVLSEEATRGFSIYVEQLPIPPITPQTQPLADQIVQKVQEILTLTQFPDFETSQEKQQKVKELEREIDQLVYKLYGLTEEEIRIVEGEL